The genomic segment ttattaataataaaataaataactttTGACATCAAaactatttaatatatatatatatatatatatatatatgttcagcTCATGTCTTGTATATATGGAGACAGAAAGCGTGTAGAGAGGAAAATCAATTTGTGAACGTGGGAGAGAGATTTTTtttaatactttatttttttattaaatttatataaagtAGGATACATACACAATATGGACAGGGTGCATAGGAGAAATAGATGGTGAACGTCACAACGTGGGAGACaggttgtctttttttttttttaattatttattagaaATATATAAAGTGTGATATGTATGTAGGGTAATTTTATGGTGGTGGAGCCACTTTTGTCATTATTGGTCGATATGTCTTTGTTTTTACTATTTGAAGAAATTATAACTTAAgttttttatatgatgatgtatattattgttataacatGCATTTTactaatttttgagaaattttaaataatatgtaGTGTCGAAATCAGGATTCAAACAGTTAGTTACACACATGTCTATTTTTTTTATACTAGCGCAACTCACTATTTTGAATATTGCATGCATGGTATAACTACAATGCACAATATCATATAAAAATATGatttgagttataatttctcTGCCTCCCGAAAACAGAAACAACCCTAACAAGAAGAGCAAAAATAGCAGCCCCACCATAGAATTCCCTAAGTATCATGGGATGATATGTGTAAAGCTAAGGCAAAAGAAGGATTGGGATTCAGAAGGATAAAGGAATGGAATATAGCAGCAATGAGAAAGTATGTGTGGGCAGTGGCAATAAATAAAGACTTTTTATGGGTTCGATGGATTCATGCAATATACATTAGGGATGCAGATTGGTGGGCTTATACAGCCCCAAATATAAGTAGTTGGTACAGGAAACAAATTGTTAAAGTCAAGGAAAAATTCAAGGCTCTAAAGCTGATTCCACTTTTCTCAAGAGGAGTCTATAAGATAGCCGAGGGGTACCAAGCACTTGTTTCTACAAATCAGACGGTACAGTGGCATAGGGAGGTCTGTAATAGAATCACAATATCGAAACATAGATTTATTCTCTGGCTTGTGGTTTCGGATAGGTTGCAAATGAAAGATCGATTATTCAGATTTCACATAACTTCGGATGATTATTGCCTTCTGTGTGGAACTAATAAGGAAAATAGAGAACATCTATACTTTGAGTGTTCATTGTCTACAACATATCAAAAATTGGTTGGGATGGCAAACAGCATCCAATACAATTCAGAAGTTACTGAGATGGATAGCTAAGGCAAGGATTTCTCGATTTAGGAAGTAAGTGTTTTCAGCTACTATTGCAGCTTTGGTTTATCAGCTTTGGTGGTGTAGAAATGAGGCCTTGTGGAGTCACAAAGTTTATAGAGTAGCCATAGTTGTAAAAAGAATTCAATATAATGTAAAGAGCAAAGTTAGAAATTTCATGCCTAACAAAATACAACAGCTAGATAGAGAATGGTTTGAACAATTGTAATAGAGATCATTGGCAGGCCAAATTATGGTGCTGCTTAGGTTGTAAATAGATAGTTTTGCAATACACAGATCTGAtttaccaaaaagaaaaaaaagaattcCCCaagtatataataataataataatagatatGCAatcttcttattttatttttttacaagGTTTCTAGCGATTTTCCCcctcttccatggcgaagaagaagatGTCAGCTCGGAAACCAGTGACAAGATCGGTAGCTCAAGGCCTGCCTTCAATCCAAAATGAGAATATTAAGACAGAAATCGTTCTTGAAGATTTATTCGTCAAGGGCGATGTTCAGTATTTGGACGATACCCTAATTGAGGCTGAATTAGGAGAGATCGATGATGGTAAACTTCAGAAGGACGAGCCAAAAGCACCTGAGTTGGATACTTCTAGCTGGGCGGACAAAGTGGAAGCAGGAGAGTTTCAATCTTCGGCCCAAAAGCATTGGAATCAATTCACATCTGGTAAGCTCTCTTTTAGTGATCAGAAGCTAGAATATGCTGAACCACTAGTTAAGGATGGTAAGAGGATTGCTCTAATTGATGTGGATGAAGTGAGAAGCCAATCGGCTAACTGGAACTCTACAGTCATTTGTATGGTTCTTGGTGCTAATCCTCCAATGGCAGTGCTTGAAGGATTTATCAAGAGGGTTTGGGGTCGTCTAAGGATTGGTCAAATTTCTAGGATGACAATGGGTCTGATAATGGTTAAGTTTAATGATGAGGCTACTGGAGACCATGTTTTGGAGAATGGTAGCCTTCATTTTGACAGAAAGCCAGTGATTGTTCGCCCATGGACAACTGATTTAAGTGCTATTCGTATGATCCGCTCAGTACCTCTATGGATTAGATTACATGATCTAGGCCTTCAATATTGGGGAAGCAAATGCCTTAGTGCTTTAGTTAGTACTATAGGCAAACCGATAATGGTAGATAAGTTTACTTAAGAGAGATCTAGAGTTCAGTTTGCTAGGATCTTGGTGGAGGTTGAACTCTCAGACAACCCTCCTAGGATTATTCATTATTGGAATGAGCAAGGTCAGCTAGTGGAGCAAGGGGTGGACTATATGAATGGTTTCCAGTCAAATGCAAAAAGTGTGATGGTTATGGCCATACTATGACTGATTGTCGCAAGGAGATGAAGTATCTACTGATTCAGAAAGATAATTTCCCTAAAACATCTCCTGAGATTGGACGGGATAAGGAAGAACAATTGCTGAATGTAACACCAGAGTTGTCTCAGGAGCTGAATGAAGGTGCTGCTGCCGTAGAGGGACAGTGTTCTGGAACTAAGGAGGTGGCTGAAGGGCCTACTGATGCAGAGGGACAGAGATCAAAAAATAAGTGGCAATCACCTAAGAAACTAGGTCATATGAATAAACAAGGCCAAACAGGGAGTAGTAATAAGAATACAAACAAATATGAGGACAAAGGGCAGAAGCTGACAAACCATTTTGGGGTGCTTCAGGAGCAGTTAGAGGGGAAGGAAGGAGGCAGAGGTAAAACTCAATCTTTAGATGGATAACTGTAATATTCTAAGCTGGAATATTAGGGGATTGAATAGCCTGAAAAAACATAGTGCTGTTTTAGATATTTGTAGTAAGAATAAAGTAGGGGTTAGAGCTATTTTGGAgacaaaaatgaagggaataagaGTGTAGGAACTGATGACTAATAAATTTAGGAATTGGGACTTTTACACTAGTCCTGTTACGGAGGGAAGAATCTTGATTATATGGAGGAAAGCATTTGTCAAGGTTAGTGTTCTAGAGGAGAATAATCAATTTGTTCATTGTCTTATTAAAATGACAGGTCAAAAACACTCTTTTAGTGTTACTTTTGTTTATGGCCGAAATACAATGGAGGAAAGGAAGGTCTTATGGCAAGGATTATCTCAGATTGTTTGTCCAGTTTCTTCTTGGATTATTTTAGGAGACTTTAATGCTATTTTTACAGCAAGGGATAGAAGTGGAGGAAAGCCTGTTTCTAAGATGGACCTCTTGGATTCGTCTCAGCGGCTTGCTGCGAATCATTTGGAAGCTCTTAAAAGCACTGGTTCTTTTTTTACTTGGACTAATAATCAAGATGGATCTGCTCGCATTTACTCCAAGATAGACCATGTTTTTATAAATGAGGAATGGATGGATATTTTTCCTAACACATCAGCCATGTATAATTGGGAAACAATCTCAGACCATTGCTCGTGTACTATTTCTGTAATGACAATGGAGAATTAGGGTGTAAAGTTGTTTCATTTTTACAACTTCTGGGCTGATCATGTTAACTTTAAGCAGATGGTATTAGATAGTTGGAGGAAGCCGCTGAAGGGGAAAGGTTTGAAGTCCATTTATTTGAAGACAATGAGGCTAAAACATAAACTGAAGAGCTTTAATATGGACTGTATTGGAGACATAGGAGTCCATTTTCAAAAAGCCAAGGACCAATATCAGGAAGCATTGTTTCTTGCTCAACACCATCCTAGTAATCTTGCTCTTTAAGACAAAGTTAAGGTTACTGCTGAAAATTTCAGAATTCAAGAGCAAATGTATCACAGTTTTTTGACTCAAAGAAGTAAGATAACATGGCTAAGAAAAGGTGACATGAATAAAACTTTTTTTCATGCTTGTTTGAAGAAGCGTAAGGAGACAAATAAAATAGCAACTTACATAAATGAACAAGGGAGGGTGGTGGATAATTACTTTGAAGTTATTTCTCATTTTCTAAATCACTTTAGAGGTATAATGGGAAGGCCTAGTTCAACTTCTAAGCAGTTAAATAAGCAGTGTGTTGAGATGGGTTCAAAGCTTTCTTTAGATCAGTAGCTGCTATTGTTGAAGCCTTTCACTCATAAGGAAATTCGAGATGCCATGTTCAATATTTCTAGTATTAAATCTCCGGGCCCAGATGGCTATGGTTCAACTTTCTTTAAGGTGCTGTGGCAGGACATTGGTGATGAAGTTTGTAGAGCAATAGGTCAATTTTTTGAGACATGTATCATACCAGAAGAGCTGCTGAATACTACGTTGTCCTTGGTCCCTAAAGTTGACAATCCTAATAGGGCAGTGGATTACAGGCCCATTGCATGTTTTTCTACAATCTATAAATGCATATCAAAATTACTATGTTCTAGATTAGCCAAAGTCCTCCCTGTTTTAGTTCATTCTAACCAGGGAACTTTTATCCAAGGAAGATCTATAGCCCACAATGTCTTAATCTGTCAAGATATTATCAAGAATTATAGAAGATCTTCCATCTCACCTAGGTGTGCAATTAAAATTGATATAAGCAAGGCCTATGATACTATAGATTGGAGGTTTATTGAGGAGCTACTAAAGGCCTTATATTTCCCAACTAGATTCATTGGCTGGATTTATGACTTGCTTGAGTAATACATCATATTTATTACTCTTGAATGGAAGGGTTCAAGGCAGGTTTAAGGGTGAGAAGGGTCTTCGTCAAGGGGATCCAATTTCCCCGCTGTTATTTGTTCTAGTCATGGAATATCTTACTCAAAGCCTCCAACTAGCAGCTCAAGGTTCAGCCTTCAGGTATCATCCTATGTGCAAGAGTCTCAAACTCATTAGCTTATGTTTTGCAGATGACTTGCTGCTATTTTGTAAAGGTTCCCTGTCAACAGTTAAAGTTCTTAAGAATGTGATTGGGGAGTTTAGTTCTGTTACAGGGCTTCAAATCAATGAGAGTAAATCTCAGGTTTACTTTGGGGGAGTTTCAGCTGCTGAAAAACTCCAGAAATCTACTGAGTTGAATCTGTCAGAGGGATCATTTCCTCTTAAATACCTTGGTGTCCCTATGAGACCTACCAAATGGAAGCATGAAGACTGTGATATCATAATTCAAAAAATCAAAATGAGATTGCACACTTGGGCAAGTAGGCACCTATCTTTTGCTGGTAGAATGTAACTAATCCATTCAGTTCTGTTTGGGCTGAGGAActattggatgagtatttttGTCCTTCCCCAAAGCATAATTAAGGAAGTTGAGCGTCTTTGTCATGGTTTTCTATGGGGAGTTAATGGCAATAGGAGCAAGATACATATGGCTTCTTGGGCGAAGGTCTGTCTTCCTAAAGCATATGGGGGTCTTGGATTCAGAAATGGACAAGTTTGGAACCATGCTATCTTAGCTAAGTATATGTGGGAGATCTCTGAGAAGCATGATTTGCTGTGGGTAAAATGGATAAACACAATCTATCTGAAAGGCTCAAACTTCTGGTCCTATAGGTTGCCTCTGGAtactagctggtattggaggaaattaTGCAAATTGAGAGGCAAATTCAGTTATGAAGATATCAAGGCTGCTGGTTTATCTGGGAAATTCCAATCATCTATCCTATACAATAGTGCTCTGAGCCAACAACAGGTTGGTTACTATCAAGCAGTATGGTGTAGATTATCTTTGCCTAAGCACAGGTTCTTGTTATGGCAAGTAGTTAATGCTCAGTTGCTTACTTGTGATAACATGCTTCGATTCAGAGTGCCTCTTGAATCTCTTCTGTGCCCGGTCTGTGGTAGTTTTGTTGAAAGTCACTCCCATCTGTTCTTTGACTGTACTCTGTCAAAGCAGGTGTTGGATCATATATTCAACTGGATGGCATTCAGAGCTTGGCCTTATGAGTTTGATAGCTGGAGGACCTGGCTCTCTAGCAGAAATCATGGCTTCCTTTTTCATATAAATAACATGATTTTAGCAGCTGTGGTATATAGCATCTGGAGGAATCGCAATGGTTGTATTTTTGACAATTTTTCTAGGACTGCTACTAGTATAGCTTCTGAAGTTAAATCCATAATACAACATCGACTCTACATTGTAAGTAAGAAGAAGCTATCTTCCCAGGAGCAAAGAGTTTTAACAAAAATTACAATGTAATTATTGGTTGAACTGTTTTGTAGTTTCCTGAGTTTTCTTGTGATTGAATTGTACTGTTAGTTTTGGTGAGGCTTGCTGTACTAAGCCTCAGGTTGTTTAGTCTGGATATTGTGTACGTTTGCTTGTTTGATTAATGAAGTACATTtcttcttcttgataaaaaaatatatattttaatgtattAAAACCATCACAACTCTTTTTACCTCAAACCCTACTCCATTATTCATTATCTTCCCTTCTCTCATTCTCTCATCAAACCCAGCCCCTACCCCATTTATCAAACTCCCTCTCACCTCTATGAAACTCCTTCCCTCTCAATAACTCCTCTATTTCCTTCAAACTCTTTCTCTCCAAAATAATAGATTCAGTTGGTGGTtctcttaagtttttttttttttttggctctcTCTCCCCATCTGGGTTTGAAGATCCACCACCATCACCAAACTGCATACTCCACCTGGATCAAAGAACCACTACCATTACGAGTCGTGAATCTAGGTCGAAGATCCACCACACCCacgattttcttcttctttagagTTGTTgtaattcttttctttttcctctGAGTTattgaaaatcaattttcttGAAA from the Humulus lupulus chromosome X, drHumLupu1.1, whole genome shotgun sequence genome contains:
- the LOC133805597 gene encoding uncharacterized protein LOC133805597 encodes the protein MFNISSIKSPGPDGYGSTFFKVLWQDIGDEVCRAIGQFFETCIIPEELLNTTLSLVPKVDNPNRAVDYRPIAYDLLLFCKGSLSTVKVLKNVIGEFSSVTGLQINESKSQVYFGGVSAAEKLQKSTELNLSEGSFPLKYLGVPMRPTKWKHEDFLFGLRNYWMSIFVLPQSIIKEVERLCHGFLWGVNGNRSKIHMASWAKVCLPKAYGGLGFRNGQVWNHAILAKYMWEISEKHDLLWVKWINTIYLKGSNFWSYRLPLDTSWYWRKLCKLRGKFSYEDIKAAGLSGKFQSSILYNSALSQQQVGYYQAVWCRLSLPKHRFLLWQVVNAQLLTCDNMLRFRVPLESLLCPVCGSFVESHSHLFFDCTLSKQVLDHIFNWMAFRAWPYEFDSWRTWLSSRNHGFLFHINNMILAAVVYSIWRNRNGCIFDNFSRTATSIASEVKSIIQHRLYIVSKKKLSSQEQRVLTKITM